A single region of the Gephyromycinifex aptenodytis genome encodes:
- a CDS encoding DEAD/DEAH box helicase encodes MASPAQRYAQARRREAARGTQLAAFDEILPFGLDPFQRRACEALEAGSGVLVAAPTGAGKTVVGEFAVHLALATGRKAFYTTPIKALSNQKYNDLVRRHGNANVGLLTGDSSINGEAPVVVMTTEVLRNMMYADSPTLAGLGFVVMDEVHYLADRFRGAVWEEVIIHLPAHVQVASLSATVSNAEEFGAWLGEVRGSTEVIVEEHRPVPLWQHMMVGRDLYDLFVQESDTPKSARAARGREQRGSDVQVNPDLLEAIQAMARTTDRRGRLQDAGAPRGRRGKARRAGAVPAQARGSREQVSAQLPQQGTRRAGLPSRAEVIARLDREGLLPAITFIFSRAGCDGAVSQLITADVRLIPPREGEQIRRHVEERVAALSDQDLAVLGYWEFLEGLTRGFAAHHAGMLPTFREIVEEMFTSGRIAAVFATETLALGINMPARSVVLEKLVKFNGETHADITPAEYTQLTGRAGRRGIDIEGHAVVLWNPRLDPIAVGGLASTRTYPLRSSFRPTYTMAVNLVAQHGRSRARAILETSFAQFQADRAVVGMTRAIREQQEAMRGYAESMTCELGDFTEYAGIRRRITDLEKEAGRARAATQRAAIHASLDELTPGDVVWYAAGRYEGRALVVAAAKGRKGQAAAPALLTDDARLRRVDAADLTGALVPYDRLPVPASFNPRNATARRDLAATLRVKIPDEPPRAAATSGGVAPSAVEHTIDELRRKMKEHPCHRCPDREQHARWAERWWRLERETAGLQRKVDGRTGSIARIFDRVCDLLLEFDYLSAGGEQVTPLGQRLRHLYTERDLLTSECLRHGVWAGLEPAELAAVVTSLIYEPRRDEADPMPALPTLRCEEAHSHMVRLWSRLEDAEHERSLPLTGYPDPGLMKVMYRWASGRSLDAVLRDSELAAGDFVRRCKQIVDLLDQIAVAAEDPGVRSAARTAVDLVMRGVVAADRVD; translated from the coding sequence ATGGCTTCTCCGGCGCAGCGTTACGCACAGGCCCGGCGGCGGGAAGCCGCCCGCGGCACCCAACTGGCCGCCTTCGACGAGATCCTGCCGTTCGGGCTGGACCCGTTTCAGCGGCGGGCCTGCGAGGCCTTGGAGGCCGGCTCGGGCGTCTTGGTAGCGGCACCCACCGGTGCGGGTAAAACGGTCGTCGGCGAGTTCGCGGTACATCTGGCTCTGGCCACGGGCCGCAAAGCGTTTTACACCACACCGATCAAGGCTTTGTCGAACCAGAAATACAACGACCTGGTGCGTCGGCACGGAAACGCAAACGTGGGCCTGCTGACGGGCGATTCCTCGATCAACGGTGAAGCGCCGGTCGTGGTTATGACGACTGAGGTTCTGCGAAACATGATGTACGCAGACTCGCCCACGCTGGCCGGTTTGGGGTTTGTCGTCATGGACGAAGTGCATTACCTCGCCGACCGTTTCCGGGGTGCCGTCTGGGAAGAGGTCATCATCCACCTGCCCGCCCATGTGCAGGTCGCTTCATTGTCGGCGACGGTGAGTAACGCCGAAGAGTTCGGTGCGTGGCTGGGAGAGGTTCGCGGCAGCACCGAGGTGATCGTGGAAGAGCACCGCCCGGTGCCGCTGTGGCAACACATGATGGTGGGCCGTGACCTGTACGACCTGTTCGTCCAGGAGAGCGACACCCCCAAATCTGCTCGGGCTGCTCGCGGGCGTGAGCAACGTGGTAGCGACGTGCAGGTGAACCCGGACCTGCTGGAAGCGATTCAGGCGATGGCTCGCACCACCGACCGCCGGGGCCGGCTGCAGGACGCCGGCGCGCCCCGCGGACGACGCGGGAAGGCCCGTCGGGCTGGTGCGGTACCGGCTCAGGCGCGCGGCTCCCGCGAACAGGTCAGCGCCCAGCTGCCCCAGCAGGGCACGCGGCGTGCCGGGCTGCCCAGTCGCGCCGAGGTGATCGCGCGCCTGGATCGCGAGGGGCTGCTACCGGCCATCACTTTCATCTTCAGCCGGGCCGGCTGCGACGGCGCGGTGAGCCAGCTCATCACCGCGGATGTGCGCCTCATCCCACCTCGTGAGGGGGAGCAGATCCGCCGTCATGTGGAGGAGCGGGTTGCGGCGCTCAGCGACCAGGACCTGGCGGTCCTGGGGTATTGGGAGTTCCTTGAAGGCCTCACCCGAGGCTTCGCGGCCCACCACGCCGGGATGCTGCCGACCTTCCGCGAGATCGTGGAGGAGATGTTCACCTCGGGGCGTATCGCGGCGGTGTTTGCCACCGAGACGTTGGCGCTGGGCATCAACATGCCGGCTCGCAGCGTCGTGTTGGAGAAGCTGGTGAAGTTCAACGGCGAGACCCATGCCGACATCACCCCCGCGGAGTACACCCAACTCACCGGACGGGCTGGGCGGCGCGGCATCGATATCGAGGGTCACGCCGTGGTGCTGTGGAACCCGCGCCTGGATCCGATCGCCGTTGGTGGGTTGGCCTCCACCCGGACCTACCCGCTGCGCAGCAGCTTCCGCCCGACGTACACGATGGCCGTGAACCTCGTTGCCCAACATGGCCGCTCGCGCGCCCGCGCGATCCTGGAAACCTCCTTTGCCCAGTTCCAGGCCGACCGTGCCGTGGTGGGGATGACCCGAGCGATCCGCGAGCAGCAAGAAGCGATGCGTGGGTACGCCGAGTCGATGACCTGTGAGCTGGGGGACTTCACCGAATACGCGGGGATCCGACGCCGGATCACGGACTTGGAGAAGGAAGCGGGCCGGGCCCGAGCAGCGACCCAGCGGGCGGCGATCCACGCCAGCCTTGATGAGCTGACCCCCGGCGACGTGGTGTGGTACGCCGCAGGCCGCTATGAGGGGCGGGCTCTGGTGGTCGCCGCGGCCAAGGGACGCAAGGGGCAAGCCGCCGCGCCGGCGCTACTGACCGACGATGCACGGTTGCGCCGCGTGGACGCTGCCGACCTCACCGGCGCCCTGGTCCCTTACGACCGACTGCCCGTGCCTGCCTCCTTCAACCCCCGCAACGCCACCGCACGCCGCGACCTGGCCGCGACCTTGCGGGTGAAGATCCCCGACGAACCGCCTCGCGCCGCTGCAACCTCGGGCGGAGTCGCGCCCTCAGCTGTTGAGCACACCATCGATGAACTGCGGCGCAAGATGAAGGAACATCCCTGCCACCGCTGCCCCGATCGGGAGCAGCACGCCCGCTGGGCCGAACGGTGGTGGCGTCTGGAGCGGGAGACGGCGGGCTTGCAACGCAAGGTGGACGGGCGCACCGGCTCCATCGCCCGCATCTTCGACCGGGTCTGTGATCTGCTCCTGGAGTTCGATTACCTCAGCGCTGGGGGAGAACAGGTCACACCGCTGGGCCAGCGGCTGCGCCATCTGTACACCGAGCGGGATCTGCTGACCTCAGAGTGCCTGCGCCATGGTGTGTGGGCAGGGCTGGAACCGGCGGAGTTGGCTGCCGTGGTGACGAGCCTGATCTACGAGCCGCGCCGGGACGAAGCCGACCCGATGCCCGCGCTGCCGACACTGCGCTGCGAGGAGGCGCACAGTCACATGGTGCGGTTGTGGAGCCGCCTGGAGGATGCCGAACATGAGCGTTCGTTGCCCTTGACGGGCTACCCGGACCCAGGGCTCATGAAGGTGATGTACCGGTGGGCCAGCGGACGTTCCTTGGATGCGGTGCTGCGAGACTCCGAGCTCGCGGCTGGTGACTTCGTCCGCCGGTGCAAACAGATCGTCGACCTGCTGGACCAGATCGCTGTCGCGGCTGAGGACCCGGGGGTGCGTAGCGCGGCCCGCACGGCCGTCGACCTGGTGATGCGCGGCGTGGTAGCTGCCGACCGGGTCGACTGA
- the tatC gene encoding twin-arginine translocase subunit TatC, producing the protein MPRLPRRKSRDPQGRMALGDHLRELRNRVLVAAIAIVIAAVPGWIWYKDLLSILTAPMRSAGGRINYPNLTDPFTVQFSVALFVAFLLSSPVWLYQIWAFIVPGLTKKEKRTAIAFIFCAVPLFLSGCWLAYETLPKAVVILLGFTPEDASAMNIMPASDYLRFVTRFILAFGAAFLLPVFLVALNLAHVLSAELMLKGWRVAVIGLFFFAAIMTPTPDPWTMFSLALPMIGLYYLACGIAWLIDRRRAKDRPDWSQVSDDQASPL; encoded by the coding sequence ATGCCCCGACTGCCTCGCCGCAAGAGCCGCGACCCGCAGGGCCGCATGGCCCTGGGGGATCACCTGCGAGAGTTGCGCAATCGCGTCCTCGTCGCAGCGATCGCCATCGTTATCGCGGCCGTACCCGGATGGATCTGGTACAAGGACCTGCTGTCGATCCTCACCGCTCCGATGCGCAGCGCCGGCGGTCGTATCAACTACCCGAACCTGACCGACCCGTTCACGGTCCAGTTCAGTGTGGCGTTGTTCGTCGCCTTCTTGCTCAGCAGCCCGGTGTGGCTCTACCAGATTTGGGCGTTCATCGTCCCGGGCCTGACGAAGAAAGAAAAACGCACCGCGATTGCCTTCATTTTCTGTGCAGTCCCGTTGTTTCTCAGTGGTTGCTGGCTCGCCTATGAGACCTTGCCGAAGGCGGTAGTCATTCTGCTGGGGTTCACCCCGGAGGACGCCAGCGCGATGAACATCATGCCGGCCAGCGACTACCTGCGATTCGTGACCCGTTTCATTCTTGCCTTCGGAGCTGCTTTCCTGCTGCCGGTCTTCCTGGTGGCACTGAACCTGGCGCACGTACTGTCTGCCGAACTCATGCTTAAAGGGTGGCGAGTCGCGGTCATCGGGCTGTTCTTCTTCGCTGCGATCATGACTCCGACCCCGGACCCGTGGACGATGTTTTCGCTGGCGCTGCCGATGATCGGCTTGTATTACCTCGCGTGTGGCATCGCCTGGCTGATCGACCGGCGCCGGGCCAAGGACCGCCCGGATTGGTCGCAGGTGTCTGACGACCAGGCCAGCCCGCTCTGA
- the tatA gene encoding Sec-independent protein translocase subunit TatA, with protein MPAWLGGPEVVVLVLVIVIVFGWKRLPDAARSLGRSMRIFKAEVEEMKEKPSAASRDTVRGEAREGYREDGYREETYRAAEQDAVHREEPRPATGDSTQTPPPVH; from the coding sequence ATGCCCGCATGGCTCGGCGGTCCCGAGGTAGTCGTTCTTGTCCTCGTCATCGTCATCGTTTTCGGTTGGAAGAGGCTTCCTGACGCCGCGCGCAGCCTGGGCCGCTCGATGCGCATCTTCAAGGCCGAGGTCGAAGAAATGAAGGAAAAGCCCAGCGCAGCCAGCCGCGACACCGTCCGGGGCGAGGCCCGCGAAGGCTACCGCGAGGACGGCTACCGCGAGGAGACCTACCGCGCCGCCGAGCAGGACGCGGTTCACCGTGAGGAACCTCGCCCGGCCACTGGCGACAGCACGCAGACCCCGCCGCCTGTGCACTGA
- a CDS encoding helix-turn-helix transcriptional regulator, translated as MSPARKGAGGSGQESATARLTRLLTMVPWLLNRQGVDISEAAAEFGVSAQQIESDLALLFVCGLPGGMPDDLIEAEWESGRVYLGNADTIARPLRLGMDEALTLIVGLRTLAQVPGIVDREAIERTLAKLEQAMGQGQAASADAASARIHVDIAAEAPPEHLAALRTALDQHRRVHLRYLVPSRDESTERDVDPMRLTNVDGRWYLEGWCHRSNGTRFFRADRIEAVQVLDVDGTPPPQARPRDLDAGLFQPRQDDLLVTLRLEPQALWVADYYPHEGVEYSSDGGAVVHLKTPDTTWLRRLLWRLGGSAHVVQPAALAREVETGAAQALQLHRSDVNEG; from the coding sequence ATGAGCCCGGCACGAAAAGGCGCGGGCGGCTCCGGGCAAGAGTCCGCGACGGCCCGCCTGACCCGGCTGCTGACGATGGTGCCGTGGCTGCTGAACCGTCAAGGCGTGGACATCAGCGAGGCGGCCGCGGAGTTCGGCGTCAGCGCGCAGCAGATCGAATCCGACCTGGCGCTGCTGTTCGTCTGCGGCCTGCCCGGGGGCATGCCCGATGACCTCATCGAAGCCGAGTGGGAAAGCGGCCGGGTCTACCTCGGCAACGCCGACACCATCGCCCGTCCGCTGCGGTTGGGCATGGACGAGGCGCTCACTCTCATCGTCGGGTTGCGCACGCTCGCCCAGGTCCCCGGCATCGTGGACCGTGAGGCGATAGAGCGCACGCTCGCCAAGTTGGAGCAGGCCATGGGCCAGGGGCAGGCGGCGAGTGCGGATGCGGCCAGCGCCCGCATCCACGTCGACATCGCTGCCGAAGCACCTCCGGAGCATCTGGCCGCCCTGCGCACCGCCCTGGATCAGCACCGCAGGGTGCACCTGCGTTACCTGGTCCCCTCTCGGGATGAGAGCACCGAACGCGACGTCGACCCGATGCGGCTGACGAATGTCGATGGCCGCTGGTACCTGGAGGGATGGTGCCATCGCTCCAACGGCACTCGGTTCTTCCGAGCCGACCGCATCGAGGCGGTGCAGGTGCTGGATGTGGACGGCACCCCGCCACCGCAGGCGCGACCTCGGGACCTGGACGCGGGGCTGTTCCAGCCCCGTCAGGACGATCTCCTCGTGACTTTGCGCCTCGAACCGCAAGCGTTGTGGGTTGCCGACTACTACCCCCACGAAGGGGTGGAGTACAGCAGCGACGGCGGCGCCGTGGTCCACCTGAAGACGCCTGACACCACCTGGCTTCGACGCCTGCTGTGGCGGCTGGGCGGCTCGGCTCATGTGGTGCAGCCGGCAGCCTTGGCCCGCGAGGTCGAGACCGGCGCAGCTCAGGCGCTGCAGTTGCACCGCAGCGACGTGAACGAAGGATGA
- a CDS encoding helix-turn-helix transcriptional regulator, with translation MRSTPMAAAKTERLLNLVICLLYTRRPLTKSQIRQAVEAYARTSSDEAFDRMFERDKDELRALGIPLLTEPVEEFFEDEPGYRIDRREYALPRIDFAPDELALLALAGRTWAQASLAGPAAQALRKLRADGVERDSDSLIGVEPRVRTTEPAFDAVRRAVVEAYPIRFDYRAARTGEVTRRHVQPWGIAAWHGRWYLTAFDLDRDDTRVFRLGRIEGAVHKAGPAGSYDIPQDHEPRKLLARQARDGESITARLRLRPGSGHALRRRGEVVRSSAAAPDLPSALADWDCIEFAAHDIEILADELAGFGPDIFIEAPAALRDAVLRRWQGAWDAHRKQAS, from the coding sequence ATGAGGTCTACGCCCATGGCTGCGGCCAAAACCGAACGCCTCCTCAACCTGGTCATCTGTCTGCTGTACACCCGTCGGCCCCTGACGAAGTCCCAGATTCGTCAGGCGGTCGAGGCGTACGCACGTACCAGCAGCGACGAAGCGTTCGACCGTATGTTCGAACGAGATAAAGACGAACTTCGCGCCCTGGGCATACCGCTGCTCACCGAGCCGGTGGAGGAGTTCTTCGAGGACGAACCGGGGTACCGGATCGACCGACGCGAGTACGCGCTACCCCGCATCGACTTCGCACCGGATGAGTTGGCCTTGCTCGCCCTGGCGGGACGTACCTGGGCGCAGGCGTCCTTGGCGGGACCGGCTGCCCAGGCGCTGCGCAAACTGCGCGCCGACGGGGTCGAGCGGGACAGCGATTCCTTGATCGGAGTCGAACCCCGGGTCCGCACCACCGAGCCGGCTTTCGACGCGGTACGTCGCGCGGTCGTGGAGGCCTACCCGATCCGCTTTGATTACCGCGCTGCGCGAACCGGGGAGGTGACTCGCCGACATGTTCAGCCGTGGGGGATCGCCGCCTGGCACGGCCGCTGGTATCTGACTGCGTTCGACCTCGACCGGGACGACACTCGGGTGTTCCGGCTGGGGCGCATCGAAGGCGCCGTGCACAAAGCCGGGCCGGCGGGCAGCTACGACATCCCGCAGGATCACGAGCCCCGCAAGCTGCTGGCTCGTCAGGCCCGTGACGGCGAGTCCATCACCGCCCGGCTGCGGCTACGGCCCGGTTCGGGGCATGCCCTGCGCCGCCGCGGGGAGGTGGTGCGCTCATCAGCAGCGGCTCCGGACCTGCCATCGGCGCTCGCCGACTGGGACTGCATCGAGTTCGCTGCTCACGACATCGAGATCCTCGCCGACGAGCTGGCCGGCTTCGGGCCCGATATCTTCATCGAGGCACCGGCCGCGCTTCGCGACGCGGTGCTTCGCCGATGGCAGGGCGCCTGGGACGCGCACCGGAAGCAGGCATCATGA
- a CDS encoding FKBP-type peptidyl-prolyl cis-trans isomerase — translation MKSLRLRLTVAALPVALVLAGCGSESSTPEATGSGSSSPSATSAPSATSATAASTPALDGIKVSGAKGAKPSIKLPTTPFTVAESGHRVIDEGSGQTIIEEHSVTANFLLLNGKNGKELQSSFGQQVVGLSMSDKALQPAIRAALLGQKVGSRVLVAVPAREAIGEQGNPQMDVAPDDTLLYFFEITDAKTPLKEATGTPVPPKEGLPKVTMGKTPADPATFTMPAGDPPKETVMQPLIIGKGAKVQPGQTVRVTYTGVTWRDPKNPFDYSGRTPQGYAEFRVGAGQLIKAWDEKIPGNTVGSRLLLVVPPKDGYGEKGQGEQIKGDDTLVFVLDILDAS, via the coding sequence GTGAAATCTCTACGTCTGCGCCTCACTGTGGCGGCTCTTCCAGTGGCCCTCGTGCTTGCCGGATGCGGTTCAGAATCCTCTACGCCGGAGGCGACCGGTTCAGGCTCGTCCAGCCCGAGCGCCACGAGCGCCCCGAGCGCCACGAGCGCCACTGCGGCCAGTACGCCTGCCCTGGACGGGATCAAGGTCAGCGGCGCCAAGGGCGCCAAGCCGAGCATCAAACTGCCCACGACACCGTTCACGGTCGCCGAGTCCGGGCACCGCGTCATCGACGAGGGCAGTGGTCAAACCATCATCGAAGAACATTCGGTGACGGCCAACTTCCTCTTGCTCAACGGCAAGAACGGCAAGGAACTCCAGTCCAGCTTCGGCCAGCAGGTCGTGGGCCTGTCGATGTCGGATAAAGCGCTGCAGCCGGCTATCCGGGCCGCTCTGCTGGGCCAGAAGGTCGGCTCGCGGGTGCTCGTCGCGGTACCGGCGCGCGAAGCGATCGGTGAGCAGGGCAACCCGCAGATGGATGTCGCCCCCGACGACACGCTGCTGTACTTCTTCGAGATCACCGACGCCAAGACTCCGCTGAAGGAGGCCACGGGCACACCGGTTCCGCCCAAGGAGGGCCTGCCCAAGGTCACGATGGGCAAGACACCGGCTGATCCCGCGACCTTCACGATGCCCGCCGGGGACCCGCCGAAGGAGACGGTCATGCAGCCGCTCATCATCGGCAAGGGCGCCAAAGTTCAGCCTGGGCAGACCGTGCGAGTCACCTACACCGGTGTCACCTGGCGCGACCCGAAGAACCCCTTCGACTACTCCGGTAGGACCCCCCAGGGCTACGCCGAGTTCCGCGTCGGCGCTGGCCAGCTCATCAAAGCCTGGGACGAGAAGATCCCGGGCAACACGGTCGGTTCGCGGCTGTTGCTGGTCGTCCCACCCAAGGACGGCTACGGCGAGAAGGGGCAGGGGGAGCAAATCAAGGGCGACGACACTCTCGTCTTCGTACTGGACATCCTCGACGCCAGCTGA
- the pafA gene encoding Pup--protein ligase: MDRRIYGLETEFGLTCTQEGKRRLAPDEVARYMFRSIVAWGRSSNVFLGNGARLYLDVGNHPEYASAECDTLPDLLAQDRAGEQIVQSLVQEATARLAEDGVDGRIYLFKNNLDSAGTSYGCHENYLVPRTQDLNRLSRALLPFLITRQVIVGAGHILTEPDGSSRYCLSQRADVMWEGASSATTRSRPMINTRDEPHADADRFRRLHVIVGDSNMSETTTLLKVGATDLVLRLLEAGVEIPDLTLGSESKAIRAINRDLTGSIPVPLATGITMTPVQIQREYQQRAADYLAQHGPARPLDEQVLDLWDRTLSAVETGRWELVDTEIDWIIKHRLLTRYAQLHDLELGDMRIRQLELSYHDVDPSRGLFARLRERGGVTCVVDQAAIDAARTYPPSTTRAHLRGMFVREADRRGRDYTVDWSHLRLNDQAQRTVLCKDPFLAQDDRVEHLMELLADPAADLPPR; the protein is encoded by the coding sequence ATGGACAGGCGTATCTACGGTCTTGAGACGGAGTTCGGCCTCACCTGCACCCAGGAGGGGAAGCGGCGGCTGGCACCCGATGAGGTCGCGCGCTATATGTTCCGCAGCATCGTGGCCTGGGGGCGCAGCTCAAACGTCTTCCTCGGCAATGGCGCCCGCCTCTACTTGGATGTCGGCAACCACCCCGAGTACGCCAGTGCCGAATGCGACACCCTGCCGGACCTGCTCGCCCAAGACCGGGCGGGGGAACAGATCGTGCAGTCCCTGGTTCAGGAGGCAACCGCCCGGCTCGCCGAAGACGGGGTGGACGGCCGGATCTACCTCTTCAAGAACAACCTGGACTCGGCCGGGACCTCGTACGGCTGCCACGAGAACTACCTGGTGCCGCGCACCCAAGATCTGAACCGACTTTCGCGGGCCCTGTTGCCCTTCCTCATCACCCGCCAAGTGATCGTGGGCGCCGGGCACATTCTCACCGAACCGGATGGGAGTTCGCGTTACTGCCTCTCCCAGCGCGCCGACGTCATGTGGGAGGGCGCCAGCAGCGCCACCACGCGCTCCCGGCCCATGATCAACACCCGGGACGAACCGCATGCCGATGCCGACCGGTTCCGCCGGTTGCACGTCATCGTCGGCGACTCCAACATGAGCGAGACGACCACCCTGCTCAAAGTGGGAGCCACCGACCTGGTGCTGCGGCTACTGGAGGCAGGCGTCGAGATTCCTGACCTGACCTTGGGTAGCGAATCCAAAGCGATCCGTGCCATCAACCGCGACCTGACCGGTTCGATCCCTGTGCCGCTGGCCACCGGCATCACGATGACGCCGGTGCAGATCCAGCGTGAGTACCAGCAGCGCGCCGCGGATTACCTCGCCCAGCACGGACCGGCGCGCCCGCTGGATGAACAAGTCCTGGATCTGTGGGATCGCACCTTGAGTGCGGTGGAGACCGGCCGTTGGGAACTGGTCGACACCGAGATCGACTGGATCATCAAGCATCGGCTGTTGACCCGTTACGCCCAGCTACACGATCTTGAACTGGGCGATATGCGGATCCGCCAGCTGGAGCTCAGCTACCACGACGTGGACCCGAGCCGGGGCCTGTTCGCCCGACTGCGCGAGCGAGGCGGCGTGACGTGTGTGGTGGATCAGGCTGCAATCGATGCGGCCCGCACTTACCCACCGAGCACGACGAGGGCCCACCTGCGGGGCATGTTCGTGCGCGAAGCCGACCGGCGCGGCCGCGACTACACAGTCGACTGGTCACACCTGCGCCTGAACGACCAGGCGCAGCGCACCGTTCTGTGCAAGGACCCTTTCCTGGCCCAGGACGACCGCGTGGAGCACCTCATGGAGCTGTTGGCCGACCCCGCTGCGGATCTTCCGCCGCGGTGA
- the prcA gene encoding proteasome subunit alpha — MSMPFYVSPEQLMKDRADYARKGIARGRSVVVLAYSGGIAFVAENPSRALHKISEIYDRIGFAAVGKYNEFENLRVAGVRYADLRGYSYDRADVTARGLANAYAQTLGTVFTQESKPYEVEIVVAEVGSTDEQDQIYRLTYDGSVADEYGFVAMGGAAQPVSATLSPRWRPGLTLAEALHLAVDALATDPAGGAARELGAEQLEVAVLDRALPRRAFRRIPAAPLAELLDQPRPAGGGQARATSSAQSKGSRSTTEPVAPTSNPQTQHPDHSERDGGSPQRG, encoded by the coding sequence ATGAGCATGCCCTTCTACGTTTCACCCGAGCAGCTCATGAAGGACCGTGCTGACTACGCCCGCAAGGGGATCGCCCGGGGGCGTTCGGTGGTGGTGCTGGCCTATAGCGGCGGCATCGCCTTCGTGGCGGAGAACCCCTCGCGCGCGCTGCACAAGATCAGTGAGATCTATGACCGCATCGGCTTCGCGGCCGTGGGCAAATACAACGAATTCGAGAACCTGCGGGTGGCCGGCGTCCGTTATGCCGACCTTCGCGGCTACTCCTACGACCGTGCCGACGTCACCGCCAGGGGTCTGGCCAATGCGTACGCCCAAACCCTCGGCACCGTCTTCACCCAGGAATCGAAACCTTATGAGGTGGAGATCGTGGTGGCAGAGGTCGGCAGTACCGATGAACAGGACCAGATCTACCGGCTGACCTACGACGGGTCGGTCGCCGACGAGTACGGATTCGTGGCGATGGGCGGGGCCGCGCAACCGGTCAGCGCGACGTTGTCCCCGCGGTGGCGCCCCGGGCTGACACTGGCTGAAGCGTTACACCTGGCCGTGGACGCCTTGGCCACCGACCCCGCAGGCGGGGCGGCACGGGAGTTGGGAGCCGAACAGCTGGAGGTTGCCGTTCTCGATCGCGCCCTGCCGCGTCGGGCCTTCCGTCGCATCCCGGCCGCGCCCCTGGCCGAGTTGCTCGACCAGCCCCGACCGGCAGGCGGCGGGCAGGCACGGGCCACCTCTTCGGCGCAATCGAAGGGCTCGCGAAGCACCACCGAACCGGTCGCCCCCACCAGCAACCCCCAGACCCAGCACCCCGATCACAGCGAACGCGACGGCGGGTCACCCCAGCGCGGCTGA
- the prcB gene encoding proteasome subunit beta — protein MTPSGHAGLPAAYLQSGTSSFTDFVADLSPELLPGRRVLPGAVPEALAPHGTTIVAASYQGGVVMAGDRRATLGNIIANRDIDKVFVTDEHSAVGIAGTAGIAVELVKLFQVELEHFEKIEGVRLSLEGKANRLATMIRGNLALALQGLPVVPLFAGYDAHAGLGRIFSYDVAGGCYEQHDHHGVGSGAIFARGSLKKLWRPDLELEDALRIVVEALYDAADDDSATGGPDLGRRLWPTCAVVQADGAYLVPDQRLAEVVQQIVAARDGNPGGAR, from the coding sequence GTGACCCCGTCCGGGCACGCCGGTCTACCCGCGGCATATCTCCAGTCGGGGACCTCTTCCTTCACGGACTTCGTGGCCGACCTCAGCCCAGAGCTGCTCCCCGGGCGCCGGGTGCTTCCAGGCGCGGTTCCCGAGGCGCTGGCACCGCATGGCACAACCATCGTCGCCGCCAGCTACCAAGGCGGTGTGGTCATGGCGGGGGACCGGCGCGCCACGCTGGGCAACATCATCGCCAACCGCGACATCGACAAAGTGTTCGTCACCGACGAGCACTCGGCCGTTGGTATCGCTGGTACAGCCGGGATCGCCGTGGAACTGGTCAAGCTGTTCCAGGTCGAACTGGAGCACTTCGAGAAGATCGAAGGCGTCCGGCTCTCCCTGGAAGGTAAAGCCAACCGGCTGGCCACGATGATCCGCGGCAACCTCGCCCTGGCGTTGCAGGGGCTGCCGGTTGTGCCGCTGTTCGCCGGCTATGACGCCCACGCGGGCCTGGGCCGTATCTTCAGTTACGACGTCGCGGGCGGGTGTTACGAGCAGCACGACCACCACGGGGTGGGCTCCGGGGCCATCTTCGCCCGGGGGTCGTTGAAGAAGCTGTGGCGCCCTGACCTGGAGCTGGAGGATGCCTTGCGGATCGTGGTGGAGGCCCTCTACGACGCAGCCGACGACGACTCGGCCACCGGCGGGCCCGACCTGGGCCGGCGGCTGTGGCCGACCTGCGCGGTCGTGCAGGCTGACGGCGCCTACCTGGTACCCGATCAGCGGCTTGCCGAGGTGGTTCAGCAGATCGTTGCGGCCCGTGACGGTAACCCCGGAGGTGCCCGATGA
- a CDS encoding ubiquitin-like protein Pup — translation MAGQEQIRAQRRDGDEAPTPPPAPTGERVAAVNADIDSVLDEIDSVLESDAEEFVRGFVQKGGQ, via the coding sequence ATGGCCGGTCAGGAGCAGATCCGTGCGCAGCGACGCGATGGGGATGAAGCACCGACGCCTCCGCCTGCCCCCACAGGTGAGCGGGTGGCCGCAGTGAACGCGGACATCGACAGCGTGCTGGACGAGATCGATTCGGTCCTGGAATCGGATGCCGAAGAGTTCGTCCGCGGCTTTGTGCAGAAGGGCGGCCAGTGA